A genomic region of Candidatus Limnocylindrales bacterium contains the following coding sequences:
- a CDS encoding hydantoinase B/oxoprolinase family protein: MPRLSAVDLELFANRLTGVSEEMGVVLQSASMSPNIKERRDFSCALFDADGQMVAHAAHIPVHLGSTPLAVRAALDRCTFARGDIVILNDPYAGGTHLPDVTLVAPVFTGRGPRPFAYVADRAHHADIGGGKPGSMALATDIHQEGLRIPPVHLVRGGEWVRETRELFLANTRVAEERLGDLEAQIAALSAGAARTIDLVRRFGEREVALAMRELQAYSHRLVNALIAKFPRGLWKAEDFLDDDGAGARDIPLRVAIQRDSPSLVFDFCASGDQVRGPVNANLAITTSAVFYAIACVAGRDVPANSGMMKPVRIRTRSGSIVDCTFPSAVAGGNVETSQRIVDVIFKALARALPDRIPAASCGTMSNLALGGYDSIRGRHFSYYETVGGGCGAGPRGDGASAMQTHMTNTWNTPVEALEAYYPMRIRRYGVRRGSGGSGTHRGGDGIVREVEVLVESEVTLLSERRTRGPWGLGGGKDGAAGCDEIIDARGRRRRIASKSSLTLAPGETIVVATPGGGGWGNGRRRP, from the coding sequence GACGGGCAGATGGTGGCGCACGCGGCGCACATTCCCGTACATCTCGGCTCGACGCCGCTCGCCGTGCGCGCGGCGCTCGACCGCTGCACGTTCGCGCGCGGCGACATCGTGATCCTCAACGATCCGTACGCCGGCGGAACCCATCTGCCCGACGTCACGCTGGTCGCTCCGGTGTTCACCGGGCGCGGGCCGAGGCCGTTCGCGTACGTCGCCGACCGCGCGCATCACGCCGACATCGGCGGCGGCAAACCCGGCTCGATGGCTCTCGCGACCGACATTCACCAGGAAGGCCTGCGCATTCCGCCGGTGCATCTGGTGCGCGGCGGCGAGTGGGTGCGCGAGACGCGCGAGCTGTTTCTCGCCAACACGCGCGTCGCCGAGGAACGGCTCGGCGATCTCGAAGCCCAGATCGCCGCGCTGAGCGCCGGTGCCGCACGCACCATCGACCTCGTGCGGCGTTTCGGCGAACGCGAAGTCGCGCTCGCGATGCGCGAGTTGCAGGCCTACTCGCACCGCCTCGTGAATGCGCTGATCGCGAAGTTCCCTCGCGGCCTGTGGAAAGCCGAGGATTTCCTCGACGACGACGGCGCCGGTGCGCGAGACATCCCGCTGCGCGTCGCGATCCAGCGCGACAGCCCGAGCCTCGTCTTCGATTTCTGCGCGAGCGGCGACCAGGTGCGCGGCCCCGTCAACGCGAACCTCGCGATCACGACGTCGGCCGTGTTCTACGCGATCGCATGCGTCGCCGGCCGCGACGTGCCGGCCAACAGCGGCATGATGAAACCGGTGCGCATCCGCACGCGCAGCGGCAGCATCGTCGACTGCACGTTCCCGTCGGCCGTCGCCGGCGGCAACGTCGAGACGTCGCAGCGCATCGTCGACGTGATCTTCAAGGCGCTGGCGCGCGCGCTGCCCGACCGGATTCCCGCTGCGAGCTGCGGCACGATGAGCAACCTCGCGCTCGGCGGCTACGACTCGATCCGCGGGCGGCATTTCTCGTACTACGAAACTGTCGGCGGAGGCTGCGGCGCCGGTCCGCGCGGCGACGGCGCGAGCGCGATGCAGACGCACATGACCAACACGTGGAACACGCCGGTCGAAGCGCTCGAAGCGTACTACCCGATGCGCATCAGGCGCTACGGCGTGCGGCGCGGCTCGGGCGGCAGCGGAACCCATCGCGGCGGCGACGGCATCGTGCGTGAAGTCGAAGTGCTCGTCGAAAGCGAGGTCACGCTTCTGTCGGAGCGAAGGACGCGCGGACCGTGGGGGCTCGGCGGCGGCAAAGACGGAGCGGCCGGCTGCGACGAGATCATCGACGCGCGCGGGCGACGTCGCCGGATCGCGTCCAAATCGTCGCTCACGCTCGCGCCCGGCGAGACCATCGTCGTTGCGACGCCCGGCGGCGGCGGCTGGGGAAACGGGCGACGCCGGCCGTAA